The following proteins are encoded in a genomic region of Tenacibaculum sp. 190524A05c:
- a CDS encoding aldehyde dehydrogenase family protein codes for MADFGIQEALQTLGLNEINEGTSTGSKWFSNGEVIESYSPVDGKLIGKVKASTKDDYESVMKSATEAFKSWRVLPAPQRGEIVRQFGEKLREKKEALGKLVSYEMGKSYQEGLGEVQEMIDICDFAVGLSRQLHGLTMHSERPGHRMYEQYHPLGVVGIISAFNFPVAVWAWNTALAWICGDVCVWKPSEKTPLCGVACQNIIAEVLKENDLPEGISCLVNGDYQVGEYISKDTRVPLVSATGSTRMGKIVAKEVAGRLGKSLLELGGNNAIIVTPDADIKMTVIGAVFGAVGTAGQRCTSTRRLIVHESMYDKVKNALVDAYKQLRIGNPLDENNHVGPLIDTQAVDMYKNALEKVVEEGGNIIVEGGVLEGEGYESGCYVKPAIAEAGNYYDIVQHETFAPVLYLLKYTGEVENAIALQNGVAQGLSSAIMTNNLREAERFLSHAGSDCGIANVNIGTSGAEIGGAFGGEKETGGGRESGSDAWKVYMRRQTNTINYTTELPLAQGIKFDL; via the coding sequence ATGGCAGATTTTGGTATTCAAGAAGCATTACAAACCTTAGGGTTAAATGAAATAAATGAAGGAACTTCAACAGGTTCAAAGTGGTTTTCTAACGGAGAAGTAATCGAAAGTTATTCTCCAGTAGATGGTAAATTAATAGGAAAAGTAAAGGCGTCTACAAAAGATGATTACGAAAGTGTAATGAAATCAGCTACAGAAGCTTTTAAATCTTGGAGAGTTTTACCAGCTCCACAAAGAGGAGAAATTGTACGTCAGTTTGGTGAAAAGTTGAGAGAGAAGAAAGAAGCTTTAGGTAAATTAGTTTCTTATGAAATGGGTAAAAGTTACCAAGAAGGATTAGGTGAGGTACAGGAAATGATTGATATCTGTGATTTTGCAGTTGGTTTATCTCGTCAATTACACGGTTTAACAATGCACTCTGAAAGACCAGGTCACAGAATGTACGAGCAATATCATCCATTAGGAGTAGTAGGAATTATTTCTGCATTTAATTTCCCTGTTGCTGTTTGGGCTTGGAATACAGCTTTAGCTTGGATTTGTGGAGATGTTTGTGTTTGGAAGCCATCTGAAAAAACTCCATTATGTGGTGTAGCTTGTCAAAATATTATTGCTGAGGTATTAAAAGAAAATGATTTACCAGAAGGAATTTCTTGTTTAGTAAACGGAGATTACCAAGTTGGTGAGTATATTTCTAAAGATACAAGAGTTCCTTTAGTATCTGCAACAGGTTCTACTCGTATGGGTAAAATCGTTGCAAAAGAAGTTGCTGGTCGTTTAGGTAAGAGTTTATTAGAGTTAGGAGGAAACAATGCAATTATTGTAACTCCAGATGCTGATATTAAAATGACTGTTATCGGTGCTGTATTCGGAGCAGTAGGAACTGCTGGTCAACGTTGTACTTCTACACGTAGATTAATTGTACATGAATCTATGTATGATAAAGTGAAGAACGCTTTAGTAGATGCTTACAAACAATTACGTATTGGAAATCCATTAGACGAAAACAATCACGTTGGTCCGTTAATCGATACACAAGCTGTTGATATGTATAAAAATGCATTAGAAAAGGTTGTTGAAGAAGGAGGAAATATTATTGTTGAAGGTGGCGTTTTAGAAGGAGAAGGATACGAAAGTGGATGTTACGTGAAGCCTGCAATTGCAGAAGCTGGAAACTACTATGATATCGTTCAACACGAAACATTTGCACCAGTATTATACTTATTAAAATATACAGGAGAAGTTGAAAATGCAATTGCTTTACAAAATGGGGTTGCTCAAGGATTATCTTCTGCTATTATGACCAATAACTTACGTGAAGCTGAGCGTTTCTTATCTCATGCAGGATCTGACTGTGGTATTGCTAATGTAAACATCGGAACTTCTGGTGCTGAAATTGGTGGAGCCTTTGGAGGTGAAAAAGAAACTGGTGGTGGTAGAGAATCAGGATCTGATGCTTGGAAGGTTTACATGCGTCGTCAAACAAATACAATTAACTATACAACTGAATTACCTTTAGCACAAGGAATTAAATTCGATTTATAG